Proteins co-encoded in one Funiculus sociatus GB2-C1 genomic window:
- the dpdA gene encoding tRNA-guanine transglycosylase DpdA, whose product MTELSQTIALSSNKMRHHPRVLVITSCTGQKRFKPANQLTLEDFKDSLKLPERETSLCEFASPTGLMYTGLQHLRTMEGVTLLRQSFGREVVDVKILSAGYGLIPEDKIIVPYEVTFNRMKGYEVDEWAKFLEIHQAFEKAIFGYDLVFILLGDNYLRSLCLPVETCNNQTFIFLASSKSANYIRDLTAKTFVLPLDNTDAKHYRYGLVGLKGFLFKRFAECVAREGMLLQKVYDDPEAFIQIIDTEPVQLELPLGLPELKLSTKSVKKLKFGKSEDKELIPIPDLPPAPNWRLGMQYFIPEWDDHVDPKYNFLSDALTPGRDPYEDEVYAHQIYPTANYDGILVSKVVVESSKKKKALIEKIGIHKFIRFPGPVMGDCGAFGYIEEEVPPYTTEEILEYYQHLGFNYGVSIDHLVVGPFAESGVREKRYELTIKNAEEFIQKHQVGGYTFTPIGAVQGWSPESYAKAVKAYIEMGYEYIGVGGLARAPSQEILEILKSIHPHLTPQTKMHLFGVGRLNAVPVFRHLGITSFDSASPLRKAWLDSAANYHTFDGKTYAAIRIPNVDRPGVRIKRLLEAGVSDRKTLKRLEEKALHILREFDAGRVTLEPTLSSLLAIDELLELPRNGEVNAQSSARRLTRHAQMYRELLEEQPWKKCGCVICQEIGIEVVIFRGNDRNRRRGFHNTYIFHKRFNVLVKGEKS is encoded by the coding sequence ATGACTGAATTATCCCAAACAATAGCTTTGTCCTCAAATAAGATGAGGCATCATCCTCGTGTCTTAGTTATTACGTCCTGCACGGGACAGAAGCGTTTTAAGCCTGCGAATCAGCTAACATTAGAAGACTTCAAAGACTCTTTAAAACTTCCTGAACGTGAAACTTCTCTTTGCGAGTTTGCTAGTCCTACTGGTCTTATGTACACAGGGTTACAGCACTTGCGGACAATGGAGGGGGTGACTCTGCTACGCCAGTCTTTTGGGCGAGAAGTAGTAGACGTGAAGATTCTTTCGGCTGGGTATGGGCTAATCCCGGAAGACAAAATAATCGTGCCTTATGAAGTCACCTTTAATAGGATGAAGGGGTACGAAGTTGATGAATGGGCAAAGTTTTTAGAAATCCATCAAGCTTTTGAAAAAGCTATTTTTGGCTACGATCTAGTATTTATCCTGCTAGGGGATAATTATCTGCGATCGCTTTGCCTCCCCGTTGAAACTTGCAACAACCAAACCTTTATCTTTTTAGCCTCGTCCAAGAGTGCTAATTACATTCGAGATTTAACGGCAAAAACGTTTGTCTTGCCTCTTGACAACACCGATGCTAAACACTACCGCTATGGATTAGTAGGTTTGAAAGGGTTTTTGTTTAAAAGGTTTGCTGAATGTGTTGCCAGAGAAGGAATGCTGCTACAGAAGGTTTACGACGATCCAGAAGCCTTTATTCAGATTATAGATACTGAGCCTGTTCAGCTAGAACTACCTTTAGGACTGCCAGAACTAAAGCTTTCTACTAAATCAGTCAAGAAGCTAAAATTCGGTAAGTCCGAAGACAAAGAACTTATTCCTATTCCCGATCTGCCCCCAGCTCCTAATTGGCGTTTAGGAATGCAGTACTTCATTCCGGAATGGGACGATCATGTAGACCCTAAATATAATTTTTTGAGCGATGCTCTGACACCAGGGCGAGACCCCTATGAGGATGAAGTCTATGCCCATCAGATTTATCCCACTGCTAACTATGATGGCATTCTAGTTTCTAAGGTAGTTGTAGAAAGTAGCAAGAAGAAAAAAGCCCTTATTGAAAAAATAGGGATTCACAAATTTATCCGCTTTCCAGGCCCAGTGATGGGTGATTGTGGAGCTTTTGGATACATCGAGGAAGAGGTTCCTCCCTACACGACAGAAGAAATTCTGGAATACTATCAGCACCTCGGCTTTAACTATGGAGTGAGCATCGATCACTTGGTTGTTGGACCGTTTGCTGAATCAGGAGTGAGAGAAAAACGATATGAGTTAACAATTAAGAATGCAGAAGAGTTTATCCAGAAGCATCAAGTGGGAGGGTATACATTCACTCCCATTGGTGCAGTTCAAGGGTGGAGTCCAGAATCTTATGCTAAGGCAGTCAAAGCCTATATTGAAATGGGCTATGAGTATATTGGAGTGGGTGGACTGGCTAGAGCACCAAGTCAAGAGATTTTAGAAATCTTAAAGAGCATTCACCCGCACTTAACTCCCCAGACAAAGATGCATCTGTTTGGAGTAGGGCGACTCAATGCTGTTCCAGTCTTCCGTCATCTAGGAATAACCAGTTTTGATTCTGCAAGTCCGTTGCGTAAAGCTTGGTTGGATTCAGCAGCGAATTACCATACTTTCGATGGTAAAACCTATGCAGCTATTCGCATTCCTAACGTAGATAGACCTGGGGTGCGAATTAAACGATTGCTGGAAGCTGGTGTATCAGACCGGAAAACTCTTAAGCGGCTTGAAGAAAAAGCACTTCATATACTGCGTGAGTTTGATGCAGGCCGCGTTACTTTAGAGCCAACTCTCTCATCATTGCTTGCCATAGACGAGTTGTTAGAATTGCCACGCAATGGTGAAGTAAACGCTCAATCTTCAGCCAGACGCTTAACTAGACACGCGCAAATGTATCGGGAGCTTTTGGAAGAACAGCCCTGGAAGAAGTGCGGTTGTGTAATCTGTCAAGAAATTGGGATTGAAGTTGTAATTTTCCGAGGAAATGATCGCAACCGTAGACGTGGCTTTCATAACACCTATATTTTCCATAAGCGGTTTAATGTCTTAGTTAAAGGTGAAAAATCTTGA
- the dpdE gene encoding protein DpdE — protein sequence MIELGSLVRSHHNYLGTGKVIELTNLDATVEYFCSVGQRISKTIALNSLQRVKLPRQTRCYFWSESQESWFIGRIFGWDESRHQYQIDLPDKHTVLACEREVYVRCNLPIADPIGILAMKGHETPYFHNKRSRFVQCLVEQRAVSRGMTGLISANIELFPHQVEVVRRVLEDPIQRYLLADEVGLGKTIEAGVILRQYLLDEPHGRALVLVPQYLLEQWRQELEDKFYLSHFSDRVQLLAVDDLNQIRLNEGFGFLILDEAHHIAAMATSSNVVRRQCFETCKQLAHKSDRLLLLSATPVLNHERDFLAMLHLLDRTTYQLDDLEGFRARVQKRQEIGRVLLSFKEGAKPFVLKTKLGQLRNLFSEDTYLLNLADELQSNLQNQEAPAAERDKIVQAIRTHISDTYRLHRRMLRNRRAEVKDVLFDRNAIPKAEYDLDEHSYQIHELIDEWRTVAPNEEYSRIFLLLFRASSTWLGILKEVVEARLNNVSHPGLLKEFGADDVRILIETPKFPGEEEILQSLLKILQQPFEEGDRLELLKIILLYHLSEILGLQSYQRDIVKLLERVQERLRKPFKSDSLPKIVIFTSFVQTCSEIVRYLSNSFGENSIASHQFGASREQVEQNISKFKNNPQCFILVSDFSGEEGRNLQFADGLIHFDLPWSPNRVEQRLGRLDRIGGKMGAKSWLLAGPDLPDSPQEAWYQLLKEGFGIFNQSIASLQFYVDEKLPELEAALFHSGAGGLMEMIQPIQEGIQAEQVKISEQNVLDEIEASDENAVQYFQALEQFDDNQQKIEKATEGWICRALDFLRIDDPNLSGVRRYKPTERTLIPVSEIIDRFSQAKASGAYNRRLANKYSGINLYRIGEGLIEELASYIHWDDRGQAFAMWRHNESWDSGEGTEWVGFRFDYAIEADLSVVQQFVRDDGLNNFNEKALRRRADALFPPQMKTIFLDAQMDVVENAELLSILQRPYFGKSSDYCDYNLAKNRLPILDEFIDPGKWADFCREARHTSENLLRDHPSFIELCEQRAKSATLKLENRLNQLQLRFNRLSKREQISDSGLAKELSTEGALSQGLLKGIYRPRMTLDSVGFIIVSGRPPAQPSQDTGY from the coding sequence GTGATCGAGCTTGGATCTCTGGTGCGATCGCACCACAACTATCTAGGTACAGGAAAGGTTATTGAGCTAACAAATCTGGATGCCACTGTTGAGTATTTTTGCTCAGTTGGACAACGGATTTCAAAAACTATAGCCCTAAATTCGCTTCAACGAGTTAAGCTCCCGCGTCAGACACGATGCTACTTCTGGTCGGAAAGTCAAGAAAGTTGGTTCATTGGCAGAATTTTTGGCTGGGATGAATCTCGCCATCAATATCAAATCGACTTACCCGATAAGCATACTGTATTGGCTTGTGAGCGGGAAGTCTATGTCCGTTGCAATCTGCCGATCGCAGACCCCATTGGAATCTTAGCGATGAAGGGTCACGAAACGCCTTACTTCCACAACAAGCGATCGCGTTTTGTCCAATGTCTGGTTGAGCAACGGGCAGTCAGTCGCGGGATGACTGGACTTATTTCTGCCAACATTGAGCTTTTTCCCCACCAAGTAGAAGTCGTCCGGCGCGTTCTGGAAGACCCCATTCAACGCTACCTGTTAGCCGATGAGGTTGGACTGGGAAAAACTATTGAGGCAGGAGTGATTCTGCGGCAATACCTACTGGATGAACCGCACGGACGTGCATTGGTCTTGGTGCCGCAATACCTTCTGGAACAGTGGCGTCAGGAGTTGGAAGACAAATTCTACCTCTCCCACTTTTCAGACCGCGTGCAACTGCTTGCCGTTGATGACTTGAATCAGATCAGGCTCAATGAGGGTTTTGGCTTCCTCATTTTAGATGAAGCACACCACATCGCGGCGATGGCAACCTCCTCGAATGTGGTACGTCGGCAGTGCTTCGAGACCTGCAAACAGCTTGCTCATAAAAGCGATCGCCTACTGCTATTGTCCGCTACCCCAGTTCTGAACCATGAGCGGGATTTCCTAGCGATGCTTCACCTGCTCGATCGAACCACCTATCAGCTTGATGATTTAGAAGGCTTTCGAGCTAGAGTTCAAAAGCGTCAGGAGATCGGTCGAGTTCTCCTTTCCTTCAAAGAAGGCGCAAAACCATTTGTTCTGAAGACGAAACTCGGTCAGTTGCGAAACCTTTTTTCCGAAGATACATATCTACTGAATCTCGCCGACGAGTTGCAAAGTAATCTACAGAATCAAGAAGCTCCTGCTGCTGAGCGAGATAAAATTGTGCAGGCGATTCGTACCCACATCAGCGATACCTATCGACTGCACCGCCGGATGCTCCGTAACCGTCGTGCTGAGGTTAAAGATGTGCTTTTTGACCGCAATGCCATACCTAAAGCCGAGTATGACTTAGATGAGCATTCCTACCAAATTCACGAGCTTATAGATGAGTGGCGAACTGTTGCCCCGAACGAGGAGTATAGCCGCATTTTCCTTCTCCTCTTTCGTGCCAGCAGTACTTGGTTGGGGATTTTAAAAGAAGTCGTTGAAGCGCGTTTAAACAACGTATCCCATCCAGGATTACTCAAAGAGTTTGGTGCTGATGATGTTCGTATCCTGATTGAAACTCCTAAATTTCCTGGGGAAGAGGAGATTTTGCAATCCTTACTCAAAATTCTTCAACAACCGTTTGAAGAGGGTGATCGCCTTGAGTTATTGAAAATAATTTTGCTTTATCACCTCTCAGAAATTCTTGGACTCCAATCCTACCAAAGAGACATAGTTAAGTTATTGGAGAGAGTCCAAGAGAGACTTCGTAAACCTTTCAAGAGCGATAGTTTGCCCAAAATTGTTATATTTACAAGCTTTGTGCAAACCTGCTCAGAAATTGTCCGTTATTTATCGAATTCTTTTGGTGAAAATTCAATTGCTAGCCATCAATTTGGAGCCTCACGAGAACAGGTTGAGCAGAATATTAGTAAATTCAAGAACAATCCCCAATGTTTCATTTTAGTTTCTGACTTCTCTGGAGAAGAAGGGCGTAACCTTCAATTTGCGGATGGTTTGATACACTTCGATCTGCCTTGGTCACCTAATCGCGTCGAACAAAGGCTGGGAAGACTTGACCGGATTGGCGGCAAAATGGGAGCCAAGTCCTGGCTATTGGCAGGTCCAGACTTACCAGATAGTCCTCAAGAGGCTTGGTATCAGCTCTTAAAAGAAGGATTTGGTATCTTCAATCAATCAATTGCTAGCTTACAGTTTTATGTCGATGAAAAATTACCAGAACTAGAGGCTGCTCTGTTCCATTCGGGAGCAGGGGGGCTTATGGAAATGATTCAGCCTATCCAAGAGGGTATTCAAGCCGAACAGGTAAAAATTAGCGAACAGAATGTTTTAGATGAAATTGAAGCATCTGATGAAAATGCCGTCCAGTATTTTCAAGCTCTAGAACAATTCGATGACAATCAACAGAAAATTGAAAAAGCTACAGAAGGTTGGATTTGTAGGGCTTTGGATTTTCTAAGAATTGATGACCCCAATTTATCAGGAGTTCGTCGTTATAAGCCCACTGAACGCACCTTAATTCCAGTTAGCGAGATAATCGATCGCTTTTCTCAGGCTAAGGCATCTGGAGCTTACAATCGGAGGTTGGCAAACAAGTATTCTGGTATCAACCTCTACCGAATTGGTGAAGGGCTGATTGAAGAATTAGCTTCTTACATCCATTGGGATGACCGGGGTCAAGCCTTTGCCATGTGGCGACATAATGAGTCTTGGGACTCTGGGGAAGGTACGGAGTGGGTTGGATTTCGCTTCGATTATGCGATTGAGGCGGATTTATCAGTTGTTCAGCAATTTGTAAGGGATGATGGGCTGAACAATTTTAATGAAAAAGCACTGAGGCGACGAGCAGATGCCTTGTTTCCACCCCAGATGAAGACTATCTTTCTAGATGCTCAAATGGATGTTGTTGAGAATGCCGAACTTCTGAGTATCCTGCAACGCCCCTATTTTGGCAAGAGCAGTGATTATTGCGACTATAACTTGGCAAAAAACCGTTTGCCAATTCTTGATGAATTTATAGACCCTGGCAAGTGGGCGGATTTTTGCCGCGAAGCGCGTCACACCTCGGAGAATTTATTGCGCGATCACCCCTCTTTCATCGAACTCTGCGAACAACGAGCCAAAAGTGCCACACTGAAATTGGAGAATCGGCTCAACCAGCTCCAACTGCGCTTTAACCGATTATCGAAGCGCGAACAAATTTCTGATTCTGGGTTGGCAAAGGAACTCAGTACCGAAGGTGCATTAAGTCAAGGCTTGCTAAAGGGAATTTACCGTCCCCGCATGACGCTTGATTCTGTGGGATTCATTATAGTTTCCGGGCGACCTCCTGCTCAACCTAGTCAAGACACAGGTTATTGA
- the dpdF gene encoding protein DpdF, protein MTDSFEELREIIQTGGSLPADLSHFSEACHRRLLDALGVGSPYAPAAGDIACLVRHVLRREDEDLKGGMSQSIKVPRTPPYPLEREIWQRCGIKVLREEPDYFLISAQAWKPEWLDFSDQYPPDKPAFDETPRRNYDPVPGDPFLDLLGLKDYQSVGQREAIRAVLTAPQGSTLTINLPTGSGKSLCAQLPALLKSRTSGVSVVVVPTTALAIDQERALEPFINHPTAYYGDDSEEGKERREGIRQRIRQGTQRIIFTSPESLIDSLAPSVYEAAKLGMLRYFVIDEAHMVEQWGDEFRPAFQELPGLRRALLRLTSFNTLLLTATLTESCLDTLETLFSQPGSFQVISAVQLRPEPSYWFSWCRSEQERRERLLEAVYHLPRPLIIYATEREDVFDWSGELSRVGFKRYAMMTGESTAQERSQLIKNWHERRVDIVVATSAFGLGVDQADVRAVIHACVPETIDRFYQEVGRGGRDGKAAVSLTLYTSNDQKVAKSLKKSTITIDRGFERWQSMFYRKEIAPDRKFRVPINAPPSMKEGDIDMYNKKSRKWNIHTLTLMSRAGLIEVNWEDPPIKTNFDSEESYLKAFEHYQNHRIINIINEYHLSKDSWETQIDPIRLQRQDLSYQKLQLMKEALWTKPQRCLSEIFAEAYTISVSEKLSPRKPIIVARACGGCAFCRKRGVKPFPGIMPAPLPVWQHPDFFVGGELQRLLAEEKLLLIFYESVEAKKWERQRNKLLRWLIAQGIHNVVTPQELHSIFKKEANRVTDAFIFFFEDEKYQPIKMPRLPTLIVHSQKFPLPQIYLKNSTSQAPHIILLPVSTPDPSRDDRRLIDIFPGRSFRFEPFCTEIGI, encoded by the coding sequence ATGACTGATTCGTTTGAAGAACTCAGAGAGATTATCCAAACAGGGGGTAGTCTTCCAGCCGATTTGAGCCACTTCTCAGAGGCTTGTCATCGGCGCTTACTCGATGCCCTTGGTGTGGGTAGTCCCTACGCACCCGCAGCGGGAGATATTGCCTGTCTAGTTCGTCATGTGCTGCGGCGGGAAGATGAAGACCTAAAGGGAGGAATGTCCCAAAGTATTAAAGTGCCTCGAACACCTCCATATCCTTTGGAGAGAGAGATTTGGCAAAGATGTGGCATCAAAGTTTTGCGTGAGGAGCCAGACTACTTTTTGATTAGCGCTCAGGCTTGGAAACCAGAGTGGCTCGACTTTTCTGACCAATATCCCCCAGATAAACCTGCATTTGACGAAACTCCCCGTCGCAATTACGACCCGGTACCTGGCGATCCTTTTCTCGATTTGCTTGGTTTGAAAGATTACCAGAGTGTGGGTCAACGTGAGGCAATTCGTGCTGTTTTGACAGCACCACAGGGTTCGACGCTCACCATTAACCTTCCTACTGGTTCTGGGAAAAGTCTCTGCGCTCAACTCCCTGCCCTACTGAAATCGCGCACCTCTGGTGTCAGTGTAGTCGTTGTTCCCACAACAGCACTGGCGATTGACCAAGAACGGGCATTAGAACCTTTTATCAACCACCCGACTGCCTATTATGGTGATGATTCTGAGGAAGGAAAAGAAAGACGAGAAGGTATCCGGCAGAGGATTCGTCAAGGCACTCAGCGCATTATTTTTACCTCCCCTGAAAGTCTTATAGATTCCCTAGCTCCCTCGGTTTATGAAGCCGCCAAACTAGGAATGTTGCGTTACTTTGTAATTGATGAAGCGCACATGGTCGAACAGTGGGGGGATGAGTTTCGCCCTGCTTTTCAAGAACTTCCTGGGTTACGCCGAGCTTTATTACGCCTGACTTCGTTTAATACTTTATTACTCACTGCAACCTTAACGGAATCCTGTTTAGATACCCTGGAAACCCTATTTAGTCAACCCGGTTCATTTCAGGTTATTTCTGCTGTCCAGTTGCGTCCCGAACCTTCTTACTGGTTTTCTTGGTGTCGAAGCGAGCAAGAGAGGAGAGAACGGCTCCTTGAGGCAGTGTATCACCTTCCCCGTCCTTTAATTATTTACGCCACTGAACGGGAAGATGTATTTGACTGGAGTGGTGAATTGTCTCGTGTCGGTTTTAAGCGGTATGCCATGATGACCGGGGAATCTACTGCCCAGGAGCGATCGCAACTAATTAAAAATTGGCACGAAAGACGAGTTGATATTGTTGTTGCGACTTCTGCTTTTGGCTTAGGTGTCGATCAAGCAGATGTTCGAGCAGTTATTCATGCCTGTGTCCCTGAAACGATTGACCGTTTTTATCAAGAAGTGGGACGGGGAGGACGAGACGGTAAAGCGGCAGTCTCTCTAACACTGTATACCAGCAACGACCAGAAAGTTGCCAAATCCCTTAAAAAATCAACCATTACCATTGATCGAGGTTTCGAGCGGTGGCAAAGTATGTTCTATAGAAAAGAAATTGCTCCAGATCGTAAATTTCGTGTACCTATAAATGCTCCTCCTTCCATGAAAGAGGGAGACATTGATATGTACAATAAAAAGAGTCGTAAGTGGAATATTCACACCCTCACTCTTATGAGTCGAGCAGGTTTAATTGAAGTTAATTGGGAAGACCCGCCTATTAAAACCAACTTTGACTCAGAAGAATCATATCTTAAAGCCTTTGAGCATTATCAAAATCATCGGATTATTAATATTATCAATGAATATCATTTATCAAAAGACAGTTGGGAAACTCAAATTGATCCAATTCGCCTTCAACGTCAAGACTTAAGTTATCAAAAACTTCAATTAATGAAAGAAGCGCTGTGGACAAAACCGCAACGTTGTCTCTCAGAAATTTTTGCTGAAGCTTACACAATTTCTGTAAGCGAAAAACTCTCTCCCAGGAAGCCAATTATAGTAGCTCGTGCTTGCGGGGGATGTGCTTTTTGTCGAAAGCGTGGAGTCAAGCCTTTTCCAGGGATTATGCCCGCACCTCTCCCCGTGTGGCAACATCCAGATTTCTTCGTGGGAGGGGAACTCCAACGTTTACTTGCAGAGGAGAAGTTACTACTAATTTTTTATGAGTCAGTTGAAGCAAAAAAATGGGAGCGACAACGCAATAAGTTGCTCAGATGGTTAATTGCACAGGGGATTCATAATGTTGTAACTCCCCAGGAACTCCATAGCATTTTCAAAAAAGAAGCTAATCGAGTTACCGATGCTTTTATTTTCTTTTTTGAGGATGAAAAATATCAGCCAATTAAGATGCCTCGTCTTCCCACTTTAATCGTTCATTCTCAAAAATTTCCCCTGCCTCAAATCTACCTAAAAAATAGTACCTCCCAAGCACCGCATATTATTTTACTTCCCGTTAGTACCCCTGACCCAAGCCGAGATGACCGAAGACTGATTGATATTTTTCCTGGACGTAGCTTTCGCTTTGAACCATTTTGCACGGAGATTGGAATATGA
- the dpdG gene encoding protein DpdG, translated as MSVLKTALANPSRMQGIFRYLLHAKGQREKREVLERILSPDKLVEDKSSPRPMFRAALNEGLKCRLLIEEEEGLDIAINPDLPEEARNPQLGTQLLPNTLADLFFASDNEDEKDFGLDCAWYLAQDLYDAPGTWEEVEQRVNQQRVGDLLKLSSDRLFDQLGDWMCYLGLAWRYALKEGNNLKKILVPDPTVYIRHNLNQLFNGQIGNKILLNEFINKLAIKCPLFETGHFRETIEANIGRRKPKYLSTSTAFALLRLQDEGYIQLIRESDADLMLLPKVNNQVDDDGRISQIIYFGE; from the coding sequence ATGAGCGTATTAAAAACAGCTTTAGCAAACCCTAGCCGGATGCAAGGAATATTTAGATATTTACTCCATGCTAAGGGTCAAAGAGAGAAAAGAGAAGTACTAGAGCGCATTCTTTCTCCTGATAAGCTGGTTGAGGATAAAAGTTCTCCGCGTCCTATGTTCCGTGCTGCACTTAATGAAGGACTGAAGTGCCGTCTTTTAATAGAAGAGGAAGAAGGACTTGATATCGCTATTAATCCTGATTTGCCAGAGGAGGCTAGAAATCCTCAGCTTGGCACTCAATTATTACCTAATACCCTTGCCGATTTATTTTTTGCCTCGGACAATGAAGATGAAAAAGACTTTGGTCTTGATTGTGCGTGGTATTTAGCACAAGACCTGTATGATGCCCCTGGAACTTGGGAAGAAGTAGAACAGAGAGTTAATCAACAGAGAGTTGGTGACCTTTTAAAATTGTCAAGTGACCGTCTTTTCGATCAATTAGGAGACTGGATGTGCTACTTAGGTTTGGCATGGAGATATGCTCTGAAAGAGGGGAACAACTTGAAGAAGATACTGGTTCCCGATCCTACGGTTTATATCAGACATAATCTTAACCAGCTATTTAATGGACAAATTGGCAACAAAATTCTACTCAATGAATTTATTAATAAATTGGCAATAAAATGCCCTCTTTTTGAAACTGGGCATTTTCGAGAAACCATTGAAGCCAATATTGGTCGGCGTAAACCTAAATATTTATCAACATCTACAGCTTTTGCTTTGTTGCGCCTTCAAGATGAAGGTTACATCCAGCTTATAAGAGAGTCGGATGCAGACTTGATGCTTCTGCCAAAAGTGAATAATCAAGTTGATGACGATGGACGAATTTCTCAGATTATTTACTTTGGGGAATAA